The region GCCTCCTTAAGGATGCCGATGATCTGTTCCTCGCTGAACCTGCTGCGCTTCATGGTGGGTCCTCCCTGGGTCAAAATTAACGGGAAAACTCACCCTCCGGTTGGACCTAAAAACGGGGGGAAGGTCAAACACAGGCCATGTAGTCGAGCGGATTAAAAAGAAATCGAACCCGAGAGTTAAGCGATTAATCTTGGCTTATATACAGTTAGAGGAAACAGTCGTTGCGTTTTTGGATGCTCTTCTTAAGGAAAGTCGTTTAAGGCATTAATGAGCGAAGGGAGAGTTACTATGTCCGATGTAAAAAATTGGTTTGATCGTCAGGTCGAGTTTGCAGTGAAGGATATCGAAACTTGGCCTGCTTGGATGAATAATGCAGCTAGGATCGCTGGTGGCATAACTCATGGACGTCAGGTAGGTAGCAGAAAACCGAATAATCGGAGTTCGAGTAGTTACGATGATTCTCAGAAAAAAGCAAAATCCTTTCTTAAGGGGGTCTAGAGAAATCTATGAATAGATATTCTTCCATGAGAGTTAGATAAGCCCGCTCTCGCGCACGCCGTCGAAGATGAACTGGACCGAAAGGGCGGCGAGCAGGATGCCGACCACGCGGGTGATCACGTTCTGCCCGGTGATACCGAGGAACTGGCCGAGGCGCGCGGCCACCAGCAGGAGCGCGAAGGTCAGCGCCAGGACTAAACCGAGGGCGATGAACACCGCCGTGACGCGGGCCGTGTCGCCCGCCGCCTGGGCATAGAGCAGGATGACTGCGCCCATGGTGCCCGGCCCGGCGATCAAGGGCGTCGCCAGCGGAAAGACGGAAATGTCGTGGCGATGGCCGGCCTCCAGGTCCTCGTCGTCGGTGGTGGTGACGCCGCCCGAGGAACGCGCGAACACCATGTCGATCGCCATCAGCAGCAGCAGCACGCCGCCCGCGACGCGGAGCGCCGCCAGGCTGATGCCGAGCAATTCCAAGAGCTTGTTGCCGAAAAGGGCGAACGCGAACAGGATCGCGGCCGCGATCAGCACGCCGCGCAGCGCCATGGCGATCCGGCGTCCCTGCGAGGCGTGCGGGGTCAGCGCCGCGAACAGCACCGCCACGTCCACCGGCGCGACGGTGGCGAAGAAGGTGGTGAAGGCGAGCAGTCCGGCTTCGAACATTTCGGCCCTATTTTACACCCGTCCGGCCATCGCCGCCTCGAGCAAGCCCTTGAGGTTGGCGACGTCGAGCGGCACCGGGTTGCCGCCCGCGGTCGGGTCGTTGGCGGCCATTTGCGACAGTTCGTCGAGCCGGCTTTCCTCGACGCCCAACTCGCGGCAGGTGTGGGGGATCTTGAATTCGCGGCGGAGATCCATCACCCAGTCCAGGAATCCGTCGAAGGTCGGTTTGGATAGGCCGATGTAGCGCGCGGCCGCGGCGATGCGCTCGGCGATCGCCTTGCGGTTGAACACCAGCACGTAGGGCATGAACACGGCGTTGGTGAGGCCATGATGCGAGTTGTAGACCGCGCCGACCGGGTGCGAGAGCGAATGGATCGCGCCGAGCCCCTTCTGGAACGCGGTCGCGCCCATGGTCGCCGCCGCCATCATGTGGGCGCGCGCGGCGAGATCGCGGCCGTCCTTGACCGCGCGCTGCAGGTAGTCGCGCACGAGGCGCATGCCTTCGAGGGCGATGCCGTCGGCGAGCGGATGGAAGCCCGGTGCGCAAAACGCCTCCAGGCAATGGGCGAAGGCGTCCATGCCGGTCGCGGCGGTGATGTGCGGGGGCAGGCCGACGGTCAGTTCGGGATCGAGGATCGCCTGGCCCGGCATCATGCCGGGGTGGAAGATGATCTTCTTGGTGTGGGTCGCCTCGTCCACGATCACGCTGGCGCGGCCGACCTCGGAGCCTGTGCCCGACGTCGTCGGCACCGACACCGTCGGCGCGATGCCCTTTTCGTCGACCCGCTTCCAGTTGTCGCCCACGTCCTCGAAATCCCAGAGCGGGCGGCTCTGCCCGGCCATGAGCGCGATCGCCTTGCCGGCGTCCAGCGCGCTGCCGCCGCCGAAGGCGATCACCCCGTCGTGGCTGCCCTGGCGATAGGCGGTAAGACCGTCGTCCACGTTGCGCCCGACGGGATTTGGGCGGACGTCGCTGAACACGGCGGCAGTCAGACCAGCCTTCTTTAGGGAATCGACCGCCGCGCCGATCATCGGCAGTTTCGCCAGCCCCGGATCGGTCACCAGCAGCGGGCGTTTCATCCCGAGGGCTTCGCACGCGCGCGGCAGTTCCTTGATCCGCCCGGCGCCGAAGCGGACCTTGGTCGGATAGTTCCAGTTGCCGATAGGAGACGTTTGTTCGCTCATGGATCGATTCTCAGGTTTTGACGCGGAGGTGGAACGATTTCGGCCGGGTCAGGTGCTCGTAGCCGAGGATGGAAAGGGTACATCCGCGTCCCGAATCCTTGACCCCGGTCCAGGCGAGCGCCGGATCGAGATAATCGCAGCGGTTCATGAACCAGGTGCCGGTGTCGACGGCGTCGCCGATGCGGATCGCGGCGTTTTCGTCCGCGGTCCAGATCGCGGCCGTCAGACCATACGGGCTGTCGTTCATCAGGTGGATCGCCTCGTCGTCGCCCTTGACCTTCATGATGCCGATCACCGGGCCGAACGATTCCTCCATCATCACCGACATGGAATGATCGACGTTCACCAGCACCTGGGGCGCGAGGTAGGGGGTACCCTGCCTGCTCGCCGGAAAGGCGCGCTCATCGATCAGGGCCTTGGCGCCGCGCTTGACCGCCTCGGCGATCTGCTGGCGCACGAATTCGGCCGCGTCGGCGCGCACCATGGGCCCGAGGTTGGTTTCGGGCTTGGAGGGATCG is a window of Rhodospirillales bacterium DNA encoding:
- a CDS encoding MarC family protein translates to MFEAGLLAFTTFFATVAPVDVAVLFAALTPHASQGRRIAMALRGVLIAAAILFAFALFGNKLLELLGISLAALRVAGGVLLLLMAIDMVFARSSGGVTTTDDEDLEAGHRHDISVFPLATPLIAGPGTMGAVILLYAQAAGDTARVTAVFIALGLVLALTFALLLVAARLGQFLGITGQNVITRVVGILLAALSVQFIFDGVRESGLI
- a CDS encoding iron-containing alcohol dehydrogenase, which produces MSEQTSPIGNWNYPTKVRFGAGRIKELPRACEALGMKRPLLVTDPGLAKLPMIGAAVDSLKKAGLTAAVFSDVRPNPVGRNVDDGLTAYRQGSHDGVIAFGGGSALDAGKAIALMAGQSRPLWDFEDVGDNWKRVDEKGIAPTVSVPTTSGTGSEVGRASVIVDEATHTKKIIFHPGMMPGQAILDPELTVGLPPHITAATGMDAFAHCLEAFCAPGFHPLADGIALEGMRLVRDYLQRAVKDGRDLAARAHMMAAATMGATAFQKGLGAIHSLSHPVGAVYNSHHGLTNAVFMPYVLVFNRKAIAERIAAAARYIGLSKPTFDGFLDWVMDLRREFKIPHTCRELGVEESRLDELSQMAANDPTAGGNPVPLDVANLKGLLEAAMAGRV